A single window of Channa argus isolate prfri chromosome 12, Channa argus male v1.0, whole genome shotgun sequence DNA harbors:
- the paqr9 gene encoding membrane progesterone receptor epsilon → MLLNCDQPLPLLSHTDVPPRVKENFILTGYRFPNYSLSDCLLSAFRPTNETGNFWTHFLPVFIFLYYFVEVFGLEGAPHSDSPFFYPLWNYFIGVFCLLMASSMAHLLNSMSLVVREVCFFVDYGTISAYTVGSSLAYYYYIHPRAGIVKLAGQNASRMDLKDEPAGAPTSSYAIPDLSMFFETFYIPSACVVAIICVLSCCNTRQKWRQHRYIIRTFVFLLPFLVSSTPVFYRLLSSSPYDTTSSSFAASTATPTFFYRHCLWLLVSAVFNISKLPERLAPGRFDIWGHSHQWFHCCTFLSILDELFMIKAEVRAILLSSTLLLPPAALSRLPGPTIASTYGVMLLLQTTIVSIIMWFSWRASYIYGPQIEQLAKEQPKKHLKCH, encoded by the coding sequence ATGCTGTTGAACTGTGATCAACCGTTGCCTCTTCTGAGCCATACAGATGTGCCACCGAGGGTCAAAGAAAACTTCATCCTGACTGGATACCGTTTCCCGAACTACAGCCTGAGTGACTGCCTGCTTTCAGCATTCAGACCTACCAACGAAACTGGCAACTTCTGGACGCACTTCCTCCCAGTTTTCATCTTTCTGTATTATTTTGTGGAGGTGTTTGGTTTGGAAGGTGCACCACATAGTGATTCCCCATTCTTCTATCCATTATGGAACTACTTTATTGGGGTCTTCTGTCTGCTAATGGCTAGCAGCATGGCCCACCTGCTTAATTCTATGTCTCTGGTGGTAAGGGAAGTCTGCTTTTTTGTGGATTATGGCACAATCAGTGCCTACACGGTTGGTTCATCGTTGgcctactactactacatccACCCTCGTGCAGGGATCGTGAAGTTGGCAGGACAAAATGCTTCCCGGATGGACTTGAAAGATGAACCTGCAGGGGCTCCTACATCATCCTATGCAATCCCAGATTTAAGCATGTTCTTTGAGACCTTCTACATCCCAAGCGCATGTGTTGTAGCAATCATTTGTGTCCTATCCTGCTGTAATACTCGCCAAAAGTGGAGGCAGCATAGATACATCATCCGAACCTTTGTGTTTCTCCTGCCATTCCTCGTCTCTTCCACGCCAGTCTTCTACCGCCTCCTCTCTAGTTCGCCTTATGACACCACCTCATCTTCCTTTGCTGCCTCCACCGCCACGCCCACGTTCTTCTATCGCCATTGCCTATGGCTGCTGGTTTCCGCTGTCTTTAACATCAGCAAGCTCCCCGAGCGACTGGCCCCGGGTCGCTTCGACATCTGGGGCCACAGCCACCAGTGGTTCCACTGTTGCACATTTTTGTCCATTCTTGATGAACTTTTCATGATCAAGGCTGAGGTGAGGGCCATCCTGCTTAGCTCGACTCTGCTGCTGCCCCCTGCCGCCCTATCTCGCCTACCTGGACCTACCATAGCTTCAACCTACGGGGTGATGCTGCTCCTCCAGACGACCATTGTCTCCATCATCATGTGGTTCTCTTGGCGGGCCAGCTACATCTATGGTCCTCAGATTGAGCAGCTAGCAAAGGAACAACCCAAGAAACACCTGAAATGCCACTGA